A window of the Mucilaginibacter sp. cycad4 genome harbors these coding sequences:
- a CDS encoding B12-binding domain-containing radical SAM protein — translation MNKILLFNPRSANNKYRIPNSILNIAASVDGKYDWVIVDGNCEIDPMVKIDSYLSTGEFRYFGFTVMPGPQLRQAITAAKTIKQKYPDTKMIWGGYFPSNQPNAVLYSGYVDFIINGPGDHAFPALIDALEKNEPYEFIRNLIYKATDGKIIKTAKEDLLDQDSLPPLPYDKLNTFYPITKFLGKTYLGEKTMAYHSSIGCPFTCSFCAVVPIYEARWKAKSAQNVYKDVKYIKDKWGADAIEFHDNNFFVSEKRAVEFARLIKPENMTWWGMARIDTMSKFKDSSLAAIRESGCKIIFFGAESGNNAILEQMDKGGTQTGDQIIEFAERLKKFDIIPEYSFVLGTPAPTQEQVQSQIDFEIDFIKKVKAVNPKTEIVIYTYSPVPTEGSELFKQVMKSGFRFPETLEDWISPAWEAFDLRKNPLTPWLTPEMIDKIRNFETVLNGVYPTVTDIRLNMIKRMAIKLVATMRYKASMYHYPYEIKLLQKVWRYRQPEIQGF, via the coding sequence ATGAACAAAATATTATTATTCAATCCGCGCAGCGCCAATAACAAGTACCGCATACCGAATTCGATCTTGAATATAGCTGCATCGGTTGATGGGAAATATGACTGGGTTATTGTTGACGGCAACTGCGAGATTGACCCTATGGTGAAGATTGACAGTTATTTAAGCACCGGTGAATTTAGATACTTTGGATTTACAGTTATGCCTGGCCCGCAATTAAGGCAGGCTATTACAGCCGCTAAAACTATCAAACAGAAATATCCTGATACCAAAATGATCTGGGGCGGATATTTTCCCTCAAATCAGCCCAATGCGGTTTTATATTCGGGTTATGTTGATTTTATTATCAATGGCCCCGGCGATCATGCTTTCCCCGCCCTGATAGATGCCCTGGAGAAAAATGAACCATATGAGTTTATCCGCAACCTGATCTATAAAGCAACCGACGGCAAGATCATCAAAACTGCAAAGGAAGACCTTTTAGACCAGGATAGCCTGCCGCCCTTGCCATATGATAAGCTGAATACTTTTTACCCCATCACCAAATTTTTAGGCAAAACCTACCTGGGCGAAAAAACGATGGCTTACCATTCCAGTATCGGTTGCCCTTTTACCTGCTCCTTTTGTGCTGTAGTCCCCATTTATGAGGCAAGGTGGAAGGCGAAATCGGCCCAGAATGTCTACAAGGATGTAAAGTATATTAAAGACAAATGGGGTGCCGATGCTATAGAATTTCATGATAACAACTTTTTTGTATCAGAAAAGCGTGCCGTTGAATTTGCCCGTTTAATAAAGCCCGAAAACATGACCTGGTGGGGCATGGCCCGCATCGATACCATGTCGAAATTTAAAGATTCATCCCTGGCCGCAATCCGCGAATCAGGATGTAAGATCATCTTTTTCGGTGCTGAAAGCGGGAATAACGCCATTTTGGAACAGATGGATAAAGGGGGCACCCAAACCGGCGACCAGATCATTGAATTTGCCGAACGCCTGAAAAAGTTTGACATCATACCCGAATATTCCTTTGTATTAGGCACTCCGGCGCCAACCCAGGAGCAGGTACAGTCGCAAATTGATTTTGAGATAGATTTTATAAAAAAGGTAAAGGCTGTTAACCCCAAAACCGAGATCGTAATTTATACCTACAGCCCTGTACCTACAGAAGGGTCGGAATTGTTTAAACAGGTAATGAAAAGCGGCTTCCGTTTTCCCGAAACACTGGAGGACTGGATCAGTCCGGCATGGGAAGCCTTTGATCTTCGGAAAAATCCGCTCACGCCATGGCTTACGCCGGAGATGATTGATAAGATCAGGAATTTTGAAACGGTGCTGAACGGGGTATATCCAACGGTAACGGATATCAGGCTCAATATGATTAAACGCATGGCCATTAAACTGGTAGCAACCATGCGCTATAAGGCGAGCATGTACCATTATCCTTATGAAATAAAGCTGCTGCAAAAGGTTTGGCGCTACAGGCAGCCCGAAATACAGGGATTTTAA
- a CDS encoding methyltransferase domain-containing protein, whose translation MIQTVKNYIRQCFFPPNILEKNSVDAYDIWAENYDEQPGNLMLDLDEVLFPRLVNSTSIAGKNVADIGCGTGRHWEKMFALNPGRLTGFDTSGGMLARLQQKFPSANIYRITDDLFSDMPSGSFDTIVSTLTVAHIKNIEVALQAWMRILKPTGDIIITDFHPQTLANGGKRTFKHGSSFIAVENYVHPVNTIKNVLLNNNFKLVAEEEIKIDETMKHYYANKNAIHVYDKYKGFPIIYGLHLRRNDGTE comes from the coding sequence GTGATCCAAACTGTAAAAAATTATATCAGGCAGTGCTTTTTCCCGCCTAACATCCTGGAGAAAAATTCGGTTGATGCCTACGACATCTGGGCCGAAAACTATGATGAGCAGCCCGGCAACCTCATGCTTGACCTGGATGAGGTCTTGTTCCCGCGATTAGTGAACAGTACAAGCATCGCCGGTAAAAATGTGGCCGATATTGGCTGCGGTACCGGCAGGCATTGGGAAAAGATGTTTGCGCTAAATCCGGGGCGGTTAACGGGCTTTGACACATCGGGCGGGATGCTGGCCCGTTTACAGCAAAAGTTTCCATCGGCAAATATTTACCGCATTACCGACGACCTGTTCAGTGACATGCCATCGGGGAGTTTTGACACCATAGTTTCAACTCTTACAGTTGCACACATCAAAAATATTGAAGTTGCCCTGCAGGCGTGGATGCGGATCCTGAAACCAACCGGCGATATCATTATTACCGATTTCCATCCGCAGACACTGGCAAACGGCGGCAAGCGGACATTTAAGCATGGCAGCAGCTTTATAGCTGTAGAAAACTATGTGCACCCTGTAAATACCATTAAAAATGTGCTGCTGAACAATAACTTTAAGCTGGTTGCCGAAGAAGAAATTAAAATAGATGAAACCATGAAGCATTATTATGCCAATAAAAACGCCATTCATGTTTATGATAAGTATAAAGGCTTCCCCATTATTTACGGGTTGCACTTGAGGAGAAATGATGGTACTGAATAA
- a CDS encoding amidohydrolase family protein — protein sequence MMVLNNVMIPGNDAVVSISISEGKIQQVSPSHTDDREQLTFVNAIAFPGLINSHDHLDFNLFPQLGNKTYESYTEWGKHIHRVYAGEIASVLKIPIALRERWGVYKNLLCGVTTVVNHGEKATINDPLITIFDNCQSIHSVRFEKNWKKRLNNPLKINKPAVIHTGEGTNDTAHAEINELIKWNILKRKLIGIHGVAMDAKQAKHFEALLWCPESNYFLLNKTAAIDELKTKTTILFGTDSTLTGHWDIWHHIRLARKTQMLSDDELYSSLTSSPAQTWKLNTGSITSGFDADIVIAKTKGKAGLQAFYDITPNDILLVMHKGVILLFDESLYHQLTGIITPNYSKVFTGNHFKYVMGDIPGLIAEIKRYKPDAGFPIPYSALPAA from the coding sequence ATGATGGTACTGAATAATGTGATGATACCGGGAAACGATGCCGTGGTGAGCATAAGTATAAGCGAGGGTAAAATACAACAGGTTTCCCCCTCACATACTGATGACCGCGAACAGCTGACCTTTGTGAATGCCATTGCCTTTCCCGGCCTGATCAACTCGCACGACCATCTTGATTTTAATCTTTTTCCGCAGCTCGGCAATAAAACCTATGAAAGTTACACCGAATGGGGAAAACACATTCACCGCGTTTATGCCGGTGAGATTGCATCTGTGCTAAAAATCCCTATTGCCCTGCGTGAACGCTGGGGTGTTTATAAAAACCTGCTTTGCGGCGTTACTACAGTAGTAAACCATGGCGAAAAAGCTACCATAAATGATCCTCTCATCACTATATTTGATAATTGCCAGAGTATCCACTCGGTCCGGTTTGAAAAAAACTGGAAAAAACGGCTCAATAACCCGCTTAAAATAAATAAGCCGGCGGTGATCCATACAGGCGAGGGCACAAACGATACCGCCCATGCCGAAATAAATGAGCTGATTAAATGGAATATCCTTAAGCGTAAACTCATCGGGATCCATGGAGTAGCTATGGATGCTAAACAGGCCAAACATTTCGAAGCCCTGCTTTGGTGTCCCGAATCAAACTATTTCCTGCTTAATAAAACAGCGGCCATTGATGAGCTGAAAACGAAAACAACCATTTTATTTGGCACAGATAGCACACTTACCGGGCATTGGGACATCTGGCATCACATTCGCCTTGCGCGTAAAACTCAAATGCTTAGTGATGATGAACTATATAGCTCTCTTACTTCATCTCCTGCCCAAACCTGGAAACTGAATACCGGCAGCATTACCAGCGGATTTGATGCCGATATTGTAATAGCTAAAACAAAAGGCAAAGCTGGTTTACAGGCTTTTTATGATATAACACCAAATGATATTTTACTGGTGATGCATAAAGGCGTGATCCTGCTGTTTGATGAGTCGCTTTATCACCAGCTTACCGGTATCATTACCCCAAATTACAGCAAGGTTTTTACCGGCAATCATTTCAAATA